One window of the Zea mays cultivar B73 chromosome 3, Zm-B73-REFERENCE-NAM-5.0, whole genome shotgun sequence genome contains the following:
- the LOC109945110 gene encoding uncharacterized protein — MDHIIPNDEVEPIEVVVAPDDDERQYPEFVDKWDMLEFEDYDGDIFTGAQFEETDEEEEEENIAMGVDEQGEGDDVPRNDYDRDNPSLKEDNTFASMIEFRNALATYCIKGEYDYVIEKSEPTRMTVHCAFERCQWRIHASCMRNSTIIQVKVNPSPHTCPSERKGSHKVAKSRWCADAILEWVTDKACIGTTELVKKIKEKYKILVPYMRVYYGKETALDKIYGP, encoded by the coding sequence ATGGATCATATTATTCCCAATGATGAGGTTGAACCAATAGAAGTAGTTGTTGCACCTGATGATGATGAGAGACAGTATCCTGAGTTTGTTGACAAGTGGGATATGCTAGAATTTGAGGACTATGATGGAGACATTTTCACAGGGGCACAATTTGAAGAGACTGatgaagaggaggaggaggaaaacATAGCTATGGGGGTGGATGAGCAAGGAGAGGGTGATGATGTACCAAGAAATGATTATGACAGAGATAATCCATCCttaaaagaagacaacacatttgCATCGATGATCGAATTTAGGAATGCACTTGCTACCTATTGCATCAAAGGTGAGTATGATTATGTAATTGAAAAGAGTGAGCCAACAAGAATGACTGTTCATTGCGCATTTGAGAGGTGTCAGTGGAGGATACATGCTTCCTGTATGCGGAATAGTACAATTATTCAGGTCAAAGTGAATCCATCTCCTCACACTTGTCCAAGTGAAAGAAAAGGGTCACATAAGGTAGCTAAAAGTAGATGGTGTGCAGATGCAATATTAGAATGGGTGACAGATAAGGCATGCATTGGTACAACTGAACTGGTAAAGAAGATTAAAGAGAAGTACAAAATTTTGGTGCCTTACATGAGAGTgtattatggcaaggaaacggcTCTTGACAAGATTTATGGCCCATAG